In a single window of the Arcobacter sp. CECT 8986 genome:
- the accB gene encoding acetyl-CoA carboxylase biotin carboxyl carrier protein: protein MDFKEIKELIKVFDKSELNKLKIKEGDFEISMGKGFDGTVEMAPVAQAVQAAPAAIPSISAPTETSCTTEKGNQTCSDTINSPMVGTFYTAPSPNTPAFVKAGDTVKKGQTLCILEAMKIMNEVEAECDCRILEVLVNDADPVEYDMPLFAIEKL, encoded by the coding sequence ATGGATTTTAAAGAAATTAAAGAACTTATTAAAGTATTTGACAAAAGCGAACTTAACAAATTAAAAATTAAAGAGGGCGATTTTGAGATTTCTATGGGGAAAGGTTTTGACGGAACAGTAGAGATGGCTCCTGTTGCACAAGCAGTACAAGCTGCACCAGCTGCAATTCCATCTATTAGTGCTCCAACAGAAACTTCATGCACAACAGAAAAAGGAAATCAAACTTGTTCTGACACTATTAACTCACCAATGGTAGGAACATTTTATACTGCACCATCACCTAACACACCAGCATTCGTAAAAGCTGGAGATACAGTTAAAAAAGGTCAAACTTTATGTATCTTAGAAGCTATGAAAATTATGAATGAAGTTGAAGCAGAATGTGATTGCAGAATTTTAGAAGTATTAGTAAATGATGCAGACCCTGTTGAATACGATATGCCACTATTTGCTATAGAAAAATTATAA
- a CDS encoding response regulator transcription factor yields the protein MMKILLLEDNKKLNVTIKKRLMLKGYKVDSFIDGSEAYNNLTEGYSCFILDINVPNIDGIKILKKIREFYDEVPIIIISASIELEVIKQSYEFGCNDYLKKPFFIDELEIKVQRLCKIRNDLIYFDENCYFDYKSSVVFLGVEELRLTKKERLLMNLFLTKRNQVLTYDAIQNYVWEGSFASLESIRSLIRRLRKVVSNRYIETVVDTGYIFKTT from the coding sequence ATGATGAAGATATTACTTTTAGAAGATAATAAAAAGCTAAATGTAACAATAAAAAAAAGATTGATGCTAAAAGGGTATAAAGTTGATTCTTTTATTGATGGAAGTGAAGCTTATAATAATTTAACAGAAGGTTATAGCTGTTTTATTTTAGATATAAATGTTCCAAATATAGATGGAATAAAAATATTAAAAAAAATTAGAGAGTTTTATGATGAGGTTCCAATTATTATAATTAGTGCTTCAATAGAACTTGAAGTAATCAAACAATCCTATGAATTTGGTTGTAATGATTATTTGAAGAAACCTTTTTTTATTGATGAACTTGAAATAAAAGTACAAAGATTATGCAAAATCAGAAATGATTTAATATATTTTGATGAAAATTGTTATTTTGATTATAAAAGTTCAGTTGTATTTTTAGGAGTTGAAGAGTTAAGACTTACAAAAAAAGAGAGATTATTAATGAATCTTTTTTTAACAAAAAGAAATCAAGTTTTAACATATGATGCAATTCAAAACTATGTTTGGGAAGGAAGCTTCGCTTCTTTAGAATCTATAAGAAGTCTAATAAGAAGGCTAAGAAAGGTAGTTTCTAATAGATATATTGAAACTGTTGTTGACACAGGTTATATCTTTAAAACTACATAA
- a CDS encoding acetyl-CoA carboxylase biotin carboxylase subunit codes for MAEIKKILIANRGEIVQRAIRTIREMGKKSVAIYSAGDKEASYLKHADEAVCIGGAKSVDSYLNIPAIITAAEMTGCDAIFPGYGFLSENQDFVEICRLHNIKFIGPSVEVMEKMADKSKAKDEMVRAGVPVVPGSEGSIHSVEEGRKIAREIGYPIMAKAAAGGGGRGMRLINEESEFDHLFMAASSEALAAFGDGTMYLERFINNPRHIEVQVVGDSHGNAIHIGERDCSLQRRHQKVLEESPAILLSEETRKNLHEVAVKATKYLNYEGAGTFEFLADDQQNFYFMEMNTRLQVEHPVSEMVSGIDIIELMIKVAEGEEVPPQESITFKGHAIECRITAEDPVSFLPCPGKVKQWMVPGGRNVRVDSHVYTNYVVPPYYDSMIGKLIVWGRDRDKAINIMKRALNEFEVEGIKTTIPFHMKMMNNEDFKNNNYDTKYLENYKG; via the coding sequence ATGGCTGAAATTAAGAAAATTTTAATAGCTAACAGAGGTGAAATTGTTCAAAGAGCTATTAGAACAATAAGAGAGATGGGGAAAAAATCAGTTGCAATTTATAGTGCAGGTGATAAAGAAGCATCATATTTAAAACATGCAGATGAAGCTGTATGTATTGGTGGAGCAAAATCAGTTGATTCATACTTAAATATACCAGCAATTATAACAGCAGCAGAAATGACTGGCTGTGATGCAATTTTTCCAGGTTATGGATTTTTATCTGAAAATCAAGATTTTGTAGAAATTTGTAGATTACATAATATTAAATTTATTGGTCCTTCTGTTGAAGTAATGGAAAAAATGGCTGATAAATCTAAAGCAAAAGATGAAATGGTAAGAGCAGGTGTTCCTGTTGTTCCAGGTAGTGAAGGTTCTATTCATTCAGTAGAAGAGGGTAGAAAAATAGCTAGAGAAATTGGTTATCCTATCATGGCTAAAGCTGCTGCTGGTGGTGGTGGTAGAGGTATGAGACTTATCAATGAAGAATCAGAATTCGACCATTTATTTATGGCAGCTTCATCTGAAGCTCTTGCGGCATTTGGTGATGGAACTATGTACCTTGAGAGATTTATCAATAACCCAAGACACATTGAAGTTCAAGTGGTTGGTGATTCACATGGTAATGCTATTCATATAGGTGAAAGAGATTGTTCTTTACAAAGAAGACATCAAAAAGTACTTGAAGAGTCTCCTGCAATCTTATTAAGTGAAGAGACAAGAAAAAATCTTCATGAAGTTGCAGTTAAAGCTACTAAATACTTAAACTATGAAGGTGCTGGTACATTTGAATTTTTAGCAGATGACCAACAAAACTTCTATTTCATGGAAATGAATACAAGACTTCAAGTTGAGCACCCAGTTTCTGAAATGGTATCTGGTATTGATATTATTGAACTTATGATTAAAGTAGCAGAGGGTGAAGAAGTTCCTCCTCAAGAAAGTATTACTTTTAAAGGTCATGCTATTGAGTGTAGAATTACAGCTGAAGATCCAGTTTCATTCTTACCTTGCCCAGGAAAAGTAAAACAATGGATGGTACCAGGTGGTAGAAATGTAAGAGTTGACTCTCACGTTTATACAAACTATGTTGTTCCTCCATATTATGATTCAATGATTGGGAAACTAATCGTTTGGGGAAGAGATAGAGATAAAGCTATCAATATTATGAAAAGAGCGTTAAATGAGTTTGAAGTTGAAGGAATTAAAACTACAATTCCATTCCACATGAAAATGATGAATAATGAAGACTTCAAAAACAATAACTACGACACAAAATATTTAGAAAACTACAAAGGTTAA
- a CDS encoding (Fe-S)-binding protein: MKIGLFIPCFMNELYPDVCVATYKLLKNLNIDIDYPMSQTCCGQPMANSGCSKDIETLAKQFVETFKDYDYIVAPSGSCVAMVKDHYGVFFKDDADYNKVKTSIYEVCEFLHDVIKIDKFDVSFPHKVGLHNSCHGHRMLKLATPSELNIPYDSKLKNLLSLVKDIELVTLQREDECCGFGGTFSVTEEDISIAMGKDRIKDHLDSHAQIITGADMSCLMHMDGIINRNNENIKVMHIVEILAGVEK, encoded by the coding sequence ATGAAAATTGGGTTATTTATACCTTGCTTTATGAATGAACTATATCCAGATGTATGTGTTGCTACATATAAATTACTAAAAAATCTAAATATAGATATTGATTATCCTATGAGTCAAACTTGCTGTGGTCAGCCAATGGCAAATTCAGGGTGTTCAAAAGATATAGAGACTTTAGCAAAGCAATTTGTCGAAACATTTAAAGATTATGATTATATTGTTGCTCCAAGTGGTTCTTGTGTTGCAATGGTAAAAGATCATTATGGTGTATTTTTTAAAGATGATGCTGATTATAATAAAGTTAAAACATCTATTTATGAAGTGTGTGAATTTTTACATGATGTTATCAAAATTGATAAATTTGATGTAAGCTTTCCGCACAAAGTAGGGTTACATAACTCTTGTCATGGACATAGAATGTTAAAACTTGCAACTCCTAGTGAACTTAATATTCCTTACGATTCAAAACTAAAAAATTTATTATCATTAGTTAAAGATATTGAACTTGTAACTTTACAAAGAGAAGATGAGTGCTGTGGTTTTGGTGGTACATTTAGTGTTACTGAAGAGGATATCTCTATTGCTATGGGAAAAGATAGAATAAAAGACCATCTTGATTCTCATGCTCAAATTATCACAGGTGCAGATATGTCATGTCTAATGCATATGGATGGAATCATTAATAGAAATAATGAAAATATCAAAGTTATGCATATAGTAGAAATATTAGCAGGAGTTGAAAAATGA
- a CDS encoding sensor histidine kinase — protein sequence MKRVLILISLLFFSVCYAQTSTKEILLLHSYHKGYKWTDDISSAIEKEFAPYSNINLTTVYMDTKRVSNKIYYQKLYELYKEEFKTRKFDVIIASDNSALEFLVEYQKRLFPNIPILFCGINYFDESILEKNGMKKYVSGVLEQVDLEKNFELISKIHPDLKKLIIINDKSTTGLIMKEDLEKLFPKYRKKFQIEYIDDMQMNELQKVVSKTDDKTALLFVLLFKDRTGKFFTYKQSLEQIKKLAHVPIYGLWDFYLNYGMIGGLLTSAQAQGEAVSKMAMKVLDGTDISQIPILRKSPNRYIFDYNELKKFDINIEKHLKHYQIINRPFSFYKKYKILVNITIITMVIFIILIILMKANINRRKKLQRALSNRLEFDKVLLDTIPNAIYYKNVDGKFIGCNLAFASLMGLTKQNIVGKTAFELFPEDIAIKNTQIDEKILETLQTDTSEMALHFSNKEIKYFILNKAVYKNIDGRIGGIVCIMDDITERVQQKQFLIQQSKLAEMGDMVAAIAHQWNEPLVELSAQVQDIQTSYLLNELKDCQVEEFVKDSMVQIQYMSRTLNDFRNFLKPSTKKVIFPIKKALDEINEIIGKQVFYSNIDMHFNYIHGEDLVIYGYENEFKQVLLNLINNAKNKIIENQSDKRGNIIINISKEQEYNIIEIIDDGGEIDEKIVSSIFEPYFTTKSDGTGIGLYMAKVIVEDKMHGFIKVKNFEGNVVFTIKVPYKKD from the coding sequence TTGAAAAGAGTTTTGATATTAATAAGCCTATTATTTTTTAGTGTTTGTTATGCACAAACATCAACAAAAGAGATTCTTTTACTTCACTCTTACCATAAAGGTTATAAGTGGACTGATGATATTTCATCTGCAATAGAAAAAGAGTTTGCACCTTATAGTAATATAAATCTAACTACTGTTTATATGGATACAAAAAGAGTATCAAACAAAATCTACTATCAAAAACTTTATGAGCTTTATAAAGAAGAGTTTAAAACTAGAAAATTTGATGTTATTATAGCAAGTGATAACTCAGCTTTAGAGTTTTTAGTAGAGTATCAAAAAAGACTATTCCCTAATATTCCCATACTATTTTGTGGGATAAACTACTTTGATGAATCTATTTTAGAAAAAAATGGTATGAAAAAGTATGTTAGTGGAGTATTAGAACAAGTTGATTTAGAAAAGAACTTTGAACTAATTTCTAAAATACATCCAGATTTGAAAAAGTTAATAATAATAAACGATAAGTCAACAACTGGACTTATTATGAAAGAGGACTTAGAAAAGCTATTCCCAAAATATAGAAAAAAATTTCAAATTGAATATATAGATGATATGCAAATGAATGAACTTCAAAAAGTTGTATCAAAAACAGATGATAAAACTGCTTTATTATTTGTACTTTTATTTAAAGATAGAACAGGGAAGTTTTTTACTTATAAACAGAGTTTAGAACAGATAAAAAAATTGGCACATGTTCCTATTTATGGACTTTGGGATTTTTATTTGAATTATGGAATGATTGGTGGGTTATTAACTTCAGCTCAAGCTCAAGGTGAAGCTGTATCTAAAATGGCAATGAAAGTTTTAGATGGTACTGATATTTCTCAAATACCAATTTTAAGAAAATCACCAAATAGATATATTTTTGATTATAATGAGTTAAAAAAGTTTGATATTAATATTGAAAAGCATTTAAAACATTATCAAATAATAAATAGACCTTTTTCTTTTTATAAAAAGTATAAAATATTAGTTAATATAACAATTATTACAATGGTTATTTTCATTATATTAATAATACTAATGAAAGCTAATATAAATAGAAGAAAAAAACTACAAAGAGCACTTTCAAATAGATTAGAGTTTGATAAAGTGTTACTTGATACTATTCCAAATGCAATATATTATAAAAATGTAGATGGTAAATTTATAGGTTGTAACTTAGCTTTTGCATCACTTATGGGATTAACAAAACAAAATATTGTAGGAAAAACAGCATTTGAACTTTTCCCTGAAGATATTGCTATAAAAAATACACAAATTGATGAGAAAATTTTAGAGACTTTACAAACAGATACTTCAGAAATGGCACTACATTTTAGTAATAAAGAGATTAAATATTTTATTTTGAACAAAGCAGTTTATAAAAATATTGATGGAAGAATTGGTGGTATTGTTTGTATTATGGATGATATTACTGAAAGAGTACAACAAAAACAGTTTTTAATCCAACAAAGTAAATTAGCTGAAATGGGTGATATGGTTGCAGCAATTGCTCATCAATGGAATGAACCTTTAGTTGAATTATCTGCACAAGTTCAAGATATTCAAACTTCTTATTTATTAAATGAATTAAAAGATTGCCAAGTTGAAGAGTTTGTAAAAGATTCAATGGTACAAATTCAATATATGTCAAGAACACTAAATGATTTTAGAAACTTTTTAAAACCATCAACTAAAAAGGTTATATTTCCTATAAAAAAAGCACTTGATGAGATAAATGAGATAATAGGTAAACAAGTATTTTATTCAAATATTGATATGCATTTTAATTATATTCATGGAGAAGATTTGGTTATTTATGGATATGAAAATGAGTTTAAACAAGTTTTACTAAATCTAATTAACAATGCAAAAAATAAGATTATAGAAAATCAAAGTGATAAAAGAGGAAATATTATAATAAATATTTCAAAAGAGCAGGAATATAATATTATAGAGATAATTGATGATGGAGGAGAAATAGATGAAAAAATAGTTTCATCTATCTTTGAGCCTTATTTTACAACAAAATCAGATGGAACTGGAATAGGGCTTTATATGGCTAAAGTAATAGTCGAAGATAAAATGCACGGATTTATAAAAGTAAAAAACTTTGAGGGGAATGTTGTTTTTACTATAAAAGTGCCTTATAAAAAGGATTAG
- a CDS encoding LutC/YkgG family protein, whose translation MTSKEQILASIRENRVVVDTKLPSYDNFGMKFDDKFEHFKKMLESVGGHALCIKKEQLDETITSLYPEVKIITSNVEGFTKATFDANAQEDVHNLKDVELCVVEGNFAVAENGAVWVKNSNNKHRGLYFISENIVIVVKKDEIVNNMHEAYERVSFNNEDAYGVFISGPSKTADIEQSLVIGAHGPKSGYVIFVD comes from the coding sequence ATGACAAGTAAAGAACAGATATTAGCCTCTATTAGAGAAAATAGGGTAGTTGTAGATACTAAACTTCCATCTTATGATAATTTTGGAATGAAATTTGATGATAAGTTTGAACACTTTAAAAAGATGTTAGAAAGTGTTGGTGGTCATGCTTTATGTATAAAAAAAGAGCAATTAGATGAAACAATTACAAGCCTTTATCCTGAAGTTAAAATTATTACTTCAAATGTGGAAGGTTTTACAAAAGCTACATTCGATGCAAATGCACAAGAGGATGTACATAATTTAAAAGATGTAGAGTTATGTGTAGTTGAAGGAAATTTTGCAGTTGCTGAAAATGGTGCAGTATGGGTAAAAAATAGTAATAATAAACATAGAGGATTATACTTTATCTCTGAAAATATTGTTATAGTTGTAAAAAAAGATGAAATTGTAAATAATATGCATGAAGCTTATGAAAGAGTAAGTTTCAATAATGAAGATGCATATGGTGTATTTATAAGTGGCCCTTCAAAAACAGCAGATATTGAACAATCATTAGTAATTGGTGCTCATGGTCCAAAATCTGGTTATGTGATTTTTGTAGATTAG
- a CDS encoding lactate utilization protein B, which translates to MSSKHPLNAKAFVANDERMHWHDKALWFVREKRDITSKTIPEWEQLREYANSIKTHTMANLDKYLVEFEKNAQARGIEVHWAKDAKEHNEIVYNILKENNAKKIVKSKSMLTEECHLNPYLIEKGIEVVDTDLGERIVQLRNEPPSHVVLPAIHLKKQDVSDTFHEHLGTQEGNYDPTYLTRAARASLRENFLNADAGITGVNFAIANTGGFVVCTNEGNADMGANTPKLHIACMGIEKIIPRLEDLSVFTRLLARSATGQAVTAYTSHFHGPVVGGKMHIVIVDNLRSPFLKSEKYQKALNCIRCGACMNTCPIFRRSGGHSYEYVIPGPIGSSLATFRDPKKHKTLSFACTLCGSCSNVCPVKIDLDAQLYNHRQDLTQQGIIDSKKKFMLKSASWLMSHPTLFDLAGKVARKVVPLLPKSMLYTKSNVWGKNRDLPQMPKNSFKELYKKGIEDDK; encoded by the coding sequence ATGAGTAGTAAACATCCTTTAAATGCAAAAGCATTTGTAGCCAATGATGAAAGAATGCACTGGCATGATAAAGCTTTATGGTTTGTAAGAGAAAAAAGAGATATTACTTCAAAAACTATTCCAGAATGGGAACAGTTAAGAGAGTATGCAAATAGCATAAAAACTCATACAATGGCAAACTTAGATAAATATTTAGTTGAGTTTGAAAAAAATGCACAAGCAAGAGGTATTGAAGTACACTGGGCAAAAGATGCAAAAGAGCACAATGAAATTGTTTATAATATCTTAAAAGAAAACAATGCAAAAAAAATAGTAAAATCAAAATCAATGCTAACAGAAGAGTGCCACTTAAATCCTTATTTAATAGAAAAAGGAATTGAAGTAGTTGATACAGATTTAGGTGAAAGAATTGTTCAATTAAGAAATGAGCCACCTTCTCATGTGGTTTTACCTGCAATACACTTAAAAAAACAAGATGTTTCAGATACATTTCATGAGCATTTAGGAACTCAAGAAGGTAATTATGACCCAACATATTTAACAAGAGCAGCAAGAGCAAGTTTAAGAGAGAATTTTTTAAACGCAGATGCGGGAATAACTGGAGTTAATTTTGCAATTGCAAATACTGGTGGATTTGTTGTTTGTACAAATGAAGGTAATGCAGATATGGGAGCAAATACTCCTAAACTTCATATTGCTTGTATGGGAATAGAAAAAATCATTCCAAGATTAGAAGATTTAAGTGTATTTACAAGATTACTTGCAAGAAGTGCAACAGGTCAAGCAGTTACTGCTTATACATCACACTTTCATGGTCCAGTTGTTGGTGGAAAAATGCACATTGTTATTGTAGATAATTTAAGATCACCATTTTTAAAATCAGAAAAATATCAAAAAGCTCTTAATTGTATTAGATGTGGTGCTTGTATGAATACATGTCCAATATTTAGAAGAAGTGGAGGGCACTCTTATGAGTATGTAATTCCTGGACCAATTGGTTCTTCGTTAGCTACATTTAGAGACCCTAAAAAACATAAAACTTTATCATTTGCTTGTACTTTATGTGGTTCATGTTCAAATGTATGTCCAGTAAAGATTGATTTAGATGCACAACTTTATAATCATAGACAAGATTTAACACAACAAGGAATTATTGATTCTAAGAAAAAGTTTATGCTTAAATCCGCATCTTGGCTTATGTCTCATCCAACACTATTTGATTTAGCAGGAAAAGTAGCAAGAAAAGTAGTTCCATTACTTCCAAAATCAATGCTTTATACAAAATCAAATGTATGGGGTAAAAATAGAGATTTACCACAAATGCCAAAAAATAGTTTTAAAGAGCTTTATAAAAAAGGGATTGAAGATGACAAGTAA
- a CDS encoding TRAP transporter small permease subunit: MLLKLERGFDKLADFIGGITGIVLVLMILNVFYDVIMRYLFNSGNIAWQEMEWHLFSVVILLGVSYTLKEDGHVRVDLIYDRLSDKKKAIINMIGVITFIYPISLLIVYGSYDFVHEAYAFNEVSGDPGGLTHRWIIKAMIPLSFVLLMITSIGFFIKNLNTYLGLHNYEDHSISHQAHEYKEKIEEKVKGDN; the protein is encoded by the coding sequence ATGCTATTAAAACTAGAGAGAGGTTTTGATAAACTAGCAGATTTCATAGGTGGTATAACAGGTATAGTTTTAGTACTTATGATATTAAATGTATTTTATGATGTAATCATGAGATATCTTTTTAATAGTGGAAATATTGCATGGCAAGAGATGGAGTGGCATCTGTTCTCTGTTGTAATATTATTAGGAGTATCTTACACATTAAAAGAAGATGGCCATGTAAGAGTTGATTTGATATATGATAGATTATCTGATAAGAAAAAAGCGATAATAAATATGATTGGTGTTATCACATTTATTTATCCAATATCTTTATTAATTGTATATGGTTCTTATGATTTTGTTCATGAAGCATATGCATTTAACGAAGTTTCTGGTGATCCAGGTGGATTAACACATAGATGGATTATTAAAGCTATGATTCCTTTATCATTTGTCCTTTTAATGATTACTTCAATTGGGTTTTTTATAAAAAATCTAAATACTTATTTAGGTTTACATAATTATGAAGACCACTCAATTTCTCATCAAGCACATGAGTACAAAGAGAAAATTGAAGAAAAAGTAAAAGGAGATAACTAA
- a CDS encoding deoxycytidylate deaminase produces the protein MLNDRNFVNIAHEIASASKCVSKQVGAVIVKDGRILSTGYNGTPSGYVNCSEHWHDEYTKEHHEWSKTYEIHAEMNAIIWAARKGISIEDATIYVTLEPCSECSKNLIASGIKRIVYDRPYEHTNSEVVEKFIKENGVIIEQIK, from the coding sequence GTGTTAAATGATAGAAATTTTGTAAATATTGCACATGAAATTGCAAGTGCTTCAAAGTGCGTATCAAAGCAAGTGGGAGCAGTTATAGTAAAAGATGGAAGAATTTTATCAACAGGATACAATGGAACACCTTCTGGATATGTAAATTGTAGTGAACATTGGCATGATGAGTATACAAAAGAGCATCACGAGTGGTCAAAAACTTATGAAATACATGCAGAAATGAATGCAATAATTTGGGCAGCAAGAAAAGGTATAAGTATAGAAGATGCCACTATTTATGTAACTTTAGAACCATGTTCTGAGTGTTCAAAGAATTTAATTGCAAGTGGAATTAAAAGAATAGTATATGATAGACCCTATGAACATACAAATTCTGAAGTTGTAGAGAAGTTTATTAAAGAAAATGGAGTAATAATAGAGCAAATTAAATAA
- a CDS encoding TRAP transporter substrate-binding protein codes for MFKKTTKLLVATALVAGLSTATFAKDRVYKWKLATTWGSTLSPFIDAPKNMAKLVEEMSDGRLQIRVDAANKHKAPLGILDMVKAGQYEMGHSASYYWKGKDINLLPFTTMPFGMTAPEQYAWFYYGGGMELMQKAYKKHKVLSFPGGNSGNQMGGWFRKEINSVEDLKGLKMRIPGFAGEVLAKLGVTVTNIAPGELYTSLERGTIDALEWVSPSMDVKMGFHKIAPYYYTGWHEPATELQFLVNQRKFDRLPKDLQKILVTAMRVSAYDMYVENYHMNSEAWANIEKDFPNVKIKTFPKSVINAMKKANDELLVEKANQSPLLKEVLKSQAEYLKKVREWTKMADYKYLEDNL; via the coding sequence ATGTTTAAAAAGACAACGAAATTGTTGGTTGCTACGGCTTTAGTTGCGGGACTAAGTACAGCAACATTTGCAAAAGATAGAGTGTATAAGTGGAAATTGGCAACTACTTGGGGTTCAACTCTATCACCTTTTATTGATGCACCAAAAAATATGGCAAAACTTGTAGAGGAGATGTCTGATGGGAGACTTCAAATCAGAGTTGATGCTGCAAATAAACATAAAGCACCATTAGGTATTTTAGATATGGTAAAAGCAGGGCAATATGAGATGGGTCACTCTGCTTCTTATTATTGGAAAGGTAAAGATATAAATCTTCTACCATTTACAACAATGCCTTTTGGTATGACTGCTCCTGAGCAATATGCATGGTTCTATTATGGTGGTGGAATGGAATTAATGCAAAAAGCATATAAAAAACATAAAGTATTATCTTTCCCAGGTGGTAACTCTGGTAACCAAATGGGTGGTTGGTTTAGAAAAGAGATTAATTCTGTTGAAGATTTAAAGGGATTAAAAATGAGAATTCCTGGATTTGCTGGAGAAGTTCTAGCAAAATTAGGAGTTACAGTAACAAATATTGCTCCAGGTGAATTATATACTTCACTTGAAAGAGGAACTATTGACGCATTAGAGTGGGTAAGTCCATCAATGGATGTTAAAATGGGATTCCATAAAATTGCTCCATACTATTATACAGGATGGCATGAACCAGCAACAGAGTTACAATTTTTAGTAAACCAAAGAAAATTTGATAGATTACCAAAAGATTTACAAAAAATCTTAGTTACAGCAATGAGAGTATCTGCTTATGATATGTATGTAGAGAACTATCATATGAACTCAGAAGCTTGGGCGAATATTGAAAAAGATTTTCCAAATGTTAAAATCAAAACATTCCCTAAAAGTGTAATTAATGCTATGAAAAAAGCAAATGATGAGTTATTAGTAGAAAAAGCAAATCAAAGCCCACTATTAAAAGAGGTATTAAAATCTCAAGCTGAATACTTGAAAAAAGTAAGAGAGTGGACAAAAATGGCAGATTATAAATATTTAGAAGATAATTTATAA
- a CDS encoding class I SAM-dependent methyltransferase → MEIDNHIFYKEALKEYGVTARGVHWNSQFSQYIRFEVITKFINNIKEVSIADAGCGFAEYLNFLDNKNLLPKEYLGIDREDYMLSISKDRFPNYEFLQMNIVEDEPLPTKDYYICSGAMNLLYEEDVYLFISKCFLSSKKAFIFNYLKNETFVNVPKENIINFCNKISRNIQIDEKYLNNDFTICLNK, encoded by the coding sequence ATGGAAATAGACAATCACATATTTTATAAAGAGGCCTTAAAAGAGTATGGAGTTACTGCAAGAGGAGTTCATTGGAACTCTCAATTCTCACAATATATAAGATTTGAAGTAATAACTAAATTTATCAATAATATAAAAGAAGTATCAATTGCAGATGCAGGATGTGGTTTTGCAGAGTATCTAAACTTTTTAGATAACAAAAATCTGTTACCAAAAGAGTATTTAGGAATTGATAGAGAAGATTATATGCTTTCAATAAGTAAAGATAGATTTCCAAATTATGAATTTTTACAAATGAATATAGTGGAAGATGAACCTTTACCTACAAAAGATTATTATATATGTAGTGGTGCAATGAATCTATTATATGAAGAAGATGTTTATCTTTTTATCTCAAAATGTTTTTTAAGTAGTAAAAAAGCATTTATCTTTAATTATCTAAAAAATGAAACATTTGTAAATGTTCCTAAAGAAAATATTATAAACTTTTGTAACAAAATATCAAGAAATATTCAAATTGATGAGAAGTATTTAAACAATGATTTTACAATTTGCCTAAATAAATAA